In Quercus robur chromosome 11, dhQueRobu3.1, whole genome shotgun sequence, the following proteins share a genomic window:
- the LOC126707276 gene encoding 7-deoxyloganetin glucosyltransferase-like isoform X1 encodes MGSITASTKPHVVCVAYPLQGHINPMIKLAKLLHHKGFHVTFVNTEYNHKRLLKSRGPNALDGLPDFHFETITDGLPPVDADVSQDVPSLCDSTSKHSLVPLCNLLSKLNDTSSSNVPPVTCMVADGCMSFSLDAAEKFGIPIALFWTPSSCGVLSYMHYRHLVERGLIPLKDVSDLTNGYLETPIDWIPGMKNMRLKDFPNFIRTTDKNDIMVNFLIHETERAPRASAVILNTFDPFEQDVLDAMSSMLPCIYTIGPLVLLADQIKDDKLKSIRSNLWKEEQGCLEWLNSKEPNSVVYVNYGSITIMTPEQLIEFAWGLANSEKPFLWVIRPDLVGGNSAVVPHEFVTKTKHRSMLASWCSQEQILKHPSIGGFLTHSGWNSTLESVCSGVPMISWPFFAEQQTNCRYCCTDWGIGMEIDNNVKRDEVENLVRELMDSEKGKEMKKKAMEWKTKAEDAVKPGGSSYLNLDKLIAEVLLAGSA; translated from the exons ATGGGTTCCATTACAGCATCTACAAAACCTCATGTAGTTTGTGTAGCATACCCACTTCAAGGTCACATAAACCCAATGATCAAGCTAGCAAAACTCCTCCACCATAAAGGGTTTCACGTAACTTTTGTCAACACAGAATACAACCACAAACGCTTACTCAAGTCTAGAGGCCCCAACGCTCTCGATGGCTTGCCTGACTTTCACTTCGAAACCATTACCGATGGGCTGCCACCGGTAGATGCAGATGTTAGCCAAGACGTTCCTTCTCTTTGTGACTCCACCTCAAAGCATTCGCTAGTTCCACTTTGCAACCTTCTTTCCAAACTCAACGACACTTCGTCTTCGAACGTGCCGCCTGTGACTTGTATGGTCGCAGATGGTTGTATGTCCTTCAGTCTTGATGCCGCTGAAAAATTCGGAATTCCGATTGCCCTTTTCTGGACTCCTAGCTCGTGCGGCGTCTTGAGCTATATGCACTATCGCCATCTAGTTGAACGAGGTTTAATCCCCCTCAAAG ATGTAAGCGACCTAACAAATGGATACTTGGAAACTCCAATAGATTGGATTCCTGGAATGAAAAATATGCGTCTTAAggattttccaaattttattagAACTACAGATAAGAATGATATTATGGTTAATTTCCTCATTCATGAAACTGAGAGAGCTCCAAGAGCTTCGGCTGTCATTTTGAACACATTTGATCCGTTTGAACAAGATGTGTTGGATGCTATGTCCTCAATGCTTCCTTGTATATACACAATTGGCCCACTTGTGTTGCTCGCTGATCAGATTAAGGACGATAAATTGAAATCAATAAGGTCCAATCTATGGAAAGAAGAACAGGGATGTCTAGAATGGCTAAATTCAAAAGAACCCAACTCTGTAGTATATGTAAATTACGGTAGTATAACTATCATGACACCTGAGCAACTTATTGAGTTTGCTTGGGGGTTAGCAAATAGTGAAAAACCCTTCTTGTGGGTTATAAGGCCTGATCTTGTGGGAGGAAATTCGGCTGTTGTTCCTCATGAATTCGTTACCAAAACTAAACATAGAAGTATGTTAGCAAGTTGGTGTTCCCAAGAACAAATCCTTAAGCACCCATCAATAGGGGGGTTTTTAACGCATAGTGGGTGGAATTCAACGCTTGAAAGTGTATGTAGTGGAGTGCCAATGATCTCTTGGCCCTTCTTTGCCGAGCAACAGACAAACTGTCGATACTGCTGTACTGATTGGGGCATTGGAATGGAAATAGATAATAATGTTAAGAGAGATGAAGTAGAAAATCTTGTAAGAGAGTTAATGGACAGTGAAAAAGgtaaagaaatgaagaaaaaggcAATGGAGTGGAAGACAAAGGCTGAAGATGCTGTCAAACCTGGCGGTTCTTCTTACCTGAACTTGGACAAATTGATAGCCGAAGTTCTATTAGCTGGAAGTGCTTAA